The Streptomyces venezuelae genomic interval CGACGTCGTCTACAACCACACGGCGGAGGCGGGCGAGCTCGGTCCCACCCTCTCCCTCAAGGGCATCGACAACCGCGGCTACTACCGCCTCCAGTCCGACGCCCGCCGGTACGCCGACTACACGGGCTGCGGCAACACGCTGCACGTGGTGCAGCCGCAGGTGCTGCGCCTCATCACCGACAGCCTCCGCTACTGGGTCACGGAGATGGGTGTCGACGGCTTCCGCTTCGACCTGGCGGCGGCCCTGGCCCGCTCGATGCACGACGTCGACATGCTCTCCCCCTTCCTCGCGGTCATCGCCCAGGACCCGGTGCTCCGCCGGGTCAAGCTCATCGCCGAGCCCTGGGACGTGGGCAACGGCGGCTACCAGGTGGGTGCCTTCCCGCCCCTGTGGACGGAGTGGAACGACCGCTACAGGGACGCCGTACGGGACTTCTGGCGGGGCGCGCTGCCCGACGTGCGGGACCTCGGCTACCGGCTCTCCGGCTCCAGCGACCTGTACGCCTGGGGCGGGCGACGGCCGTACGCCTCGGTCAACTTCGTCACCGCGCACGACGGCTTCACCCTCCGGGACCTCGTCACCTACGAGCGGAAGCACAACGAGGCCAACGGCGAGGGGAACCGGGACGGCACCCACGACAACCGATCCTGGAACTGCGGGACCGAGGGCGAGACGGACGACCCGGCCATCCAGGCGCTGCGCCGCCGCCAGCTCCGCAACCTCCTCACCACCCTCCTTCTGTCGACCGGGGTGCCGATGCTCGTCGCCGGCGACGAGATGGGCCGCACCCAGGGCGGCAACAACAACGCGTACTGCCAGGACAACGAGATCGGCTGGCTCGACTGGTCGCTGCCGGAGGACCCGGGGCGGGCCCAGCTCCTCGCCCTGACCCGCCGGCTGCTCGCCCTGCGCCACCGCCACCCGGTGCTGCGCCGCCGGGCCTTCTTCTCGGGGCGGGCGCAGGGCGCGGACGGGCTGCGGGACCTGGCCTGGTTCGGCGCGGACGGCGGTGAGATGACGGAGCGGGACTGGTACGCGCCGACGGCGACGCTCGGCCTCTACCTGTCGGGCCGGGACATCCCCGGCCGGGACGAGCGAGGGGAGCAGATCACCGACGACAGCTTCCTCGCCGTCCTGCACGCCGGCCACACGCCGCTGGAGTTCCGGCTGCCGGGCCCGCCCTGGGCGGAGTCGTACGAACTCCTCGTCGACACCACCCGGGAGGACCAGTCGCGGGCGCCGGGCACGGTGCACCGGGGCGGCGGGACGATCACCGTGGGCGCGCGCTCGACGGTGCTGCTGCGGGTGAAGGCATGAGGGGGGACGGGGGTGGTCAGC includes:
- the glgX gene encoding glycogen debranching protein GlgX, with the translated sequence MSSAAEQEAVQEHALERARPPVWPGAPTPLGARCRVGPGGVTGTNFALWAGGAEAVELCLFDADGTERRLPLTELTHEIWHGFVPGIGAGQRYGYRVHGRWDPWTGARWNPAKLLLDPYARAVEGDFSLPPEVYGHVRDWPQQHVADTVRDDRDSAPYVPKGVVVQDDDDWSDDRRPKTPWQDSVIYELHVKGFTQQHPGIPERLRGTYAGLAHPAAIEHLVRLGVTAVELLPVHQFAHEDHLLRRGLSNYWGYNSLGYFAPHAAYSSSGTTGQQVGEFKRMVRALHAAGIEVILDVVYNHTAEAGELGPTLSLKGIDNRGYYRLQSDARRYADYTGCGNTLHVVQPQVLRLITDSLRYWVTEMGVDGFRFDLAAALARSMHDVDMLSPFLAVIAQDPVLRRVKLIAEPWDVGNGGYQVGAFPPLWTEWNDRYRDAVRDFWRGALPDVRDLGYRLSGSSDLYAWGGRRPYASVNFVTAHDGFTLRDLVTYERKHNEANGEGNRDGTHDNRSWNCGTEGETDDPAIQALRRRQLRNLLTTLLLSTGVPMLVAGDEMGRTQGGNNNAYCQDNEIGWLDWSLPEDPGRAQLLALTRRLLALRHRHPVLRRRAFFSGRAQGADGLRDLAWFGADGGEMTERDWYAPTATLGLYLSGRDIPGRDERGEQITDDSFLAVLHAGHTPLEFRLPGPPWAESYELLVDTTREDQSRAPGTVHRGGGTITVGARSTVLLRVKA